In the Flagellimonas sp. MMG031 genome, one interval contains:
- a CDS encoding flavodoxin domain-containing protein yields the protein MKILIIYGTVEGQTRKIARFMEQVLQEEGHQVAIANAVEEPPAPNDFDAALIGSSVHVQKYNTLIKDYVLEHLDTLNSMPTAFFSVSMAMASSIKEEHEEITQVAEDFLKEMQWNTATVWHIAGALKYTKYNYFKKLIMRSIAKKEGGSVDTDKDHEYTDWTKVKEQVLSFSNRLKT from the coding sequence ATGAAAATATTAATCATTTATGGCACCGTGGAAGGGCAAACGCGAAAAATTGCCCGGTTTATGGAACAGGTCCTTCAGGAGGAAGGCCATCAAGTAGCTATTGCCAACGCTGTGGAGGAACCTCCTGCCCCGAACGATTTTGACGCTGCCCTTATCGGGAGCTCCGTACATGTGCAGAAGTACAACACCTTGATCAAGGATTATGTGCTAGAGCATTTAGATACCTTGAATAGCATGCCCACAGCTTTTTTTTCAGTGAGTATGGCCATGGCATCTTCCATTAAAGAGGAACACGAAGAGATAACGCAGGTAGCCGAGGACTTTTTGAAAGAAATGCAATGGAACACTGCGACCGTTTGGCATATCGCCGGAGCTTTGAAATACACAAAATATAATTATTTCAAAAAACTGATCATGCGTTCCATTGCCAAAAAAGAAGGAGGGTCCGTGGATACGGACAAAGACCATGAATACACGGATTGGACCAAAGTCAAGGAACAGGTCCTCAGTTTTTCGAACCGATTAAAAACATAA
- a CDS encoding Xaa-Pro dipeptidyl-peptidase, with amino-acid sequence MKIKKMASTRWAITTVLLTFIVSAYGQMAKKAGPIIENGEAQVVEAFSDPSKWIRHDLWVETEFDSDGDGKLDRMHVDVTRPEQTETEGLQLPVIYESSPYYAGTAGMDKGIFWDVKHELGEAPKPRTHPNVTRVGERPIISNSQVMTWVPRGYIVVHSSSPGTGLSDGAPTVGGDNESLAPKAVIDWLNGRAKGYTERDGDTEVKAYWCTGKVGMTGTSYNGTLPLAAATTGVDGLEAIIPIAPNTSYYHYYRSNGLVRSPGGYLGEDIDVLYDFIHSGDESKRARNNKVIRDTEMKNGLDRITGDYNDFWAGRDYLNDMKPMKAAILMSHGFNDWNVMPEHSYRIYKKAKEMGLPVQIYYHQNGHGGPPPISMMNRWFTRYLYGVENGVENDPKAWIVRENDAKDNPTPYADYPNPDAKDVTLHLSPGAPGKGGLSTDRPDNAGTETLVDNYSFSGSSLAKAETTEHRLLYVTPILTKDVHISGIPKINIKMASSKPAANLSVWLVSLPWSEALNTKITDNIITRGWADPQNHQSLTESKPLVPGKFYEMEFELMPDDQIIPKGQQIGLMIFSSDKEFTLWPEPGTELTIDLEGTTLTLPIVGGKL; translated from the coding sequence ATGAAGATCAAAAAAATGGCAAGTACTCGGTGGGCCATCACCACCGTACTATTGACTTTTATTGTATCTGCCTACGGCCAAATGGCCAAAAAAGCGGGTCCCATTATCGAAAATGGCGAAGCACAAGTGGTCGAAGCCTTTTCCGACCCCAGCAAATGGATTCGCCACGACCTTTGGGTAGAAACGGAGTTTGATTCGGATGGTGACGGAAAACTTGATCGTATGCACGTAGATGTCACACGACCGGAACAAACCGAAACAGAAGGACTACAACTTCCCGTAATTTATGAATCCAGTCCCTATTATGCAGGTACCGCAGGAATGGATAAAGGTATTTTTTGGGACGTAAAACACGAACTGGGAGAAGCTCCAAAACCGAGAACGCACCCCAACGTGACACGTGTTGGGGAACGCCCCATTATTTCAAACTCCCAAGTGATGACATGGGTGCCCAGAGGCTATATCGTTGTCCATTCCTCTTCCCCGGGCACAGGGCTATCGGACGGTGCTCCAACCGTGGGCGGTGATAATGAATCCCTTGCCCCAAAAGCCGTTATCGATTGGCTCAACGGGAGGGCCAAAGGGTATACCGAAAGGGATGGGGATACAGAAGTGAAGGCCTATTGGTGCACTGGAAAGGTGGGCATGACGGGTACTTCATACAACGGGACCCTACCATTGGCGGCTGCGACAACAGGAGTCGATGGACTGGAAGCCATCATCCCCATTGCCCCGAACACTTCCTATTACCACTATTATCGTTCCAATGGATTGGTTCGGTCTCCAGGAGGATATTTGGGTGAAGATATTGATGTGCTTTATGATTTTATCCACAGCGGAGACGAATCCAAAAGAGCCCGGAACAATAAAGTAATCCGTGATACGGAAATGAAGAACGGACTCGATCGTATTACCGGTGATTACAATGACTTTTGGGCTGGAAGGGATTATCTGAACGACATGAAACCCATGAAAGCGGCCATATTAATGTCGCACGGTTTCAACGACTGGAACGTAATGCCCGAACACAGCTATCGGATTTATAAAAAAGCCAAGGAAATGGGATTGCCTGTCCAAATTTATTATCATCAGAACGGACATGGTGGCCCACCTCCCATTTCGATGATGAACCGCTGGTTTACCCGTTACCTGTACGGGGTAGAAAACGGGGTAGAAAACGACCCCAAAGCATGGATCGTGAGGGAAAATGATGCAAAGGACAACCCAACTCCCTATGCAGACTATCCCAATCCGGATGCCAAGGACGTCACACTTCACCTAAGTCCAGGTGCCCCAGGAAAAGGTGGATTGTCTACGGATAGGCCAGATAATGCTGGAACCGAGACCTTAGTGGACAATTATTCCTTTTCAGGCTCCAGTTTGGCAAAAGCGGAGACCACCGAGCACCGATTACTATATGTCACTCCAATATTAACCAAGGATGTGCACATCTCCGGCATACCCAAAATCAATATCAAGATGGCCAGTAGCAAACCTGCTGCCAATTTATCCGTATGGTTGGTTTCATTGCCATGGTCGGAAGCCCTGAACACCAAAATTACCGATAACATCATCACGCGTGGATGGGCCGACCCTCAAAACCATCAATCATTGACCGAGAGTAAACCTTTGGTTCCAGGGAAATTTTATGAAATGGAATTTGAGTTGATGCCCGATGACCAAATAATCCCAAAGGGACAACAAATTGGCTTGATGATATTCTCCAGCGACAAGGAATTCACCCTCTGGCCGGAGCCCGGCACCGAATTGACCATAGATTTGGAAGGAACTACACTCACCCTCCCCATTGTAGGTGGGAAATTATGA